In the genome of Populus alba chromosome 11, ASM523922v2, whole genome shotgun sequence, one region contains:
- the LOC118031282 gene encoding protein SABRE, whose amino-acid sequence MAASPVKFLFGFLSLSVTLWLLFIFASRLMAWILSRILGASVGFRVGGWKCLRDVVVKFRKGPVESISVGEVRLSIRQSLVKLGVGFFSRDPKLQVLICDLEIVMRPSSRGTKKTKTQRPRSRSSGRGKWMVLANVARFLSVSVTDLAVKTPKATIDVKELGLDISKDGGSKPNLYVKLNILPVLIHMGEPRIISDQMPNFNNGGCISSGEVAFGNMDRSSAAFFCEELSLSCEFNHDREVGVIIQNVDINSGEVTVNLNEELLSRKRSSSDAFAHMDKELVADSSVSKNQRNKQSKLVAITKYTSMFPEKVFFTLPKLDVRFVHQEHDLVVENNIMGIQLRSIKSRSAEDVGESTLIDVQMDFSEIHLLREAGTSVLEILKVDVVSSVYIPIQPISPVRAEVDVKLGGTQCNIIMSRLKPWLRLHHSKKKKMVLREEISTPVRSPTTESKVIMWTCTVSAPEMTIVLYSINGLPLYQGCSQSSHVFANNISSMGTAVHMELGELNLHMADEYQECLKESPFGMESNSGALMHIAKVSLDWGKKDTESSEEDGSRCKLVLNVDVTGMGIYLNFKRVESLITTGISFQALLKSLSASGKRTAQSRGGRSSKPSGKGTRFLKFNLERCSVNFCGDTGLENTVVPDPKRVNYGSQGGQVIISVLDDGTPRTASIMSSVSDECKKLKYSVSLDIFHFTLCMNKEKQSTEMELERARSMYQEYLEERSLDTKVTVFDMQNAKFVQRSGGLKGIAICSLFSATDIKVRWEPDVHLSLIELVLQLRLLVHHQKLQVYGNESKEDASNMKDTDQKKEAPSAPEHLDKHKKRESIFAVDVEMLTISGEVGDGVEAVVQVQSIFSENACIGLLLEGLLLSFNGSRVLKSSRMQISRIPSTPSSLSDAKIPASMTWDWVIQGLDVHICLPYRLQLRAIDDSIEDMWRGLKLITAAKTALIFPMKKETSKPKRSSSAKFGSVKFCIRKLTADIEEEPMQGWLDEHYHLMKNEASELAVRLKFFDEFISKVSHCPKAAETVDSSQERKVMYNGVEIDLQSPSNIQELREGIYKQSFRSYYNACQKLVTSEGSGACVEGFQTGFKPSTARISLLSISATELEVSLTRIDGGDAGMIEVLKKLDPVCCENDIPFSRLYGSNIFLRTGNLAVQLRNYTFPLFAATSGKCEGCVVLAQQATSFQPQIYQDVFIGRWRKVRMLRSASGTTPPVKSYFDLPLHFQKGEVSFGVGYEPSFADVSYAFMVALRRANLSARNSDAPQVQPPKKERSLPWWDDMRNYIHGNITLFFSETRWHVLATTDPYEKLDQLQLVSGLMKIQQSDGRVYVSAQDFKILISSLEKLASGCGLKLPSGASGALLEAPVFTLEVTMDWECDSGTPLNHYLYALPIEGKPREKVFDPFRSTSLSLRWNFSFRPSPPSCESQLPSSSSVDSKVVNGTVYDLPYKPENVSTVSPTLNVGAHDLAWLIKFWNMNYLPPHKLRSFSRWPRFGIARAIRSGNLSLDKVMTEFFLRIDATPTCIKHMPLDVDDPAKGLTFNMTKMKYELCYSRGKQIFTFECKRDPLDLVYQGLDLYMPKAILDKVDSNSVPKAVQMTRNNSQSSAVNRIPSEKRNNMGGCTEKHRDDGFLLSCDYFTIRRQSRKADADRLSAWQEAGRRNLEMTYVRSEFENGSESDDHTRSDPSDDDGYNVVIADNCQQVFVYGLKLLWTIENRDAVWSWVGGISKAFEPPKPSPSRQNARKLHEENQLDPKSEVLQDDISNLPSISHKVDTPSHHAETSGTLSSPSHSAKVKNSSFPSIVTNGSIGDSEEEGTRHFMVNVMEPQFNLHSEEANGRFLLAAVSGRVLARSFNSILHVGYEIIEQGMVNGNVQQIPEHVPEMTWKRMEFSVMLEHVQAHVAPTDVDPGAGLQWLPKILRSSPKVKRTGALLERVFMPCDMYFRYTRHKGGTPDLKVKPLKELTFNSRNIMATMTSRQFQVMLDVLTNLLFARLPKPRKSSLSYPAEDDGDVEEEADEVVPDGVEEVELAKINLEQKEREHKLILNDIRKLSLYSDTSGDPLSRKEVDLWMVTGGRSTLVQGLKRELVSAKKSRKEASVSLRMALQKAAQLRLMEKEKNKSPSYAMRISLKINKVVWSMLVDGKTFAEAEINDMIFDFDRDYKDVGVALFTTKYFVVRNCLSNAKCDMVLSPWNAPTDWGKEVMLRVDAKQGAPRDGNSRIELFQVKIFPLKIYLTETMYKMMWEYFFPEEEQDSQRRQEVWKVSTTAGARRVKKGPSSHEASSSCSHTTKESDVPSKVIGSSAPELRRTSSFDRTWEETVAESVATELVLQAHSSGISSSKSEPFDSIEQPDESSRSKSKETKPVKSGRSSHEEKKVGKTNEEKRSRPRKVMEFNNIKISQVELQLTYESSRFNLHELKLLMDTFHRVEFTGTWRRLFSRVKKHVVWGTLKSVTGMQGKKFKDKAHGQRDPNVASVPDSDLNFSDNDDGLAVQSDQYPNWLKRPTDGAGDGFVTSIRGLFNTQRRKAKAFVLRTMRGEAENDFHGDWSESDAEFSPFARQLTITKAKRLIKRHTKKFRSRGQKGSSSQQRESLPSSPRESTPFESDSYSDSSPYEDFHE is encoded by the exons ATGGCAGCCTCGCCTGTCAAGTTTCTCTTCGGTTTCTTGTCGCTTTCCGTCACTTTGTGGTTGCTCTTCAT TTTTGCTTCTAGGTTGATGGCTTGGATTTTGAGTCGGATCTTGGGGGCATCTGTTGGATTTCGAGTTGGGGGATGGAAATGTTTGAGGGATGTTGTGGTGAAGTTCAGAAAG GGTCCTGTTGAGTCTATATCAGTTGGCGAGGTTAGACTTAGCATACGTCAGTCTTTGGTCAAACTCGGGGTGGGTTTCTTTTCCAGGGATCCCAAGCTACAAGTATTAATATGTGACCTGGAGATTGTAATGAGGCCTTCTAGTAGAGggacaaagaaaacaaaaactcagAGACCCCGATCGCGCTCTTCAGGCAGGGGAAAATGGATGGTCTTAGCTAACGTCGCAAGATTTTTGTCAGTTTCTGTGACAGATTTGGCTGTGAAG ACACCCAAAGCTACAATTGATGTCAAGGAACTGGGATTAGATATATCCAAAGATGGGGGGTCCAAGCCAAATCTGTATGTCAAGCTTAACATATTACCTGTTCTTATCCACATGGGTGAACCACGCATCATTTCTGACCAAATGCCTAACTTCAACAATGGAGGATGTATTTCTTCAGGAGAGGTGGCATTTGGTAATATGGACAGGTCTTCTGCTGCTTTTTTCTGTGaagagctctctctctcttgtgaATTTAATCATGATAG AGAAGTAGGTGTAATAATCCAGAATGTGGATATTAACAGTGGAGAGGTCACTGTTAATCTCAATGAGGAACTGCTTTCAAGAAAAAGGAGTTCATCTGATGCCTTTGCTCATATGGATAAAGAGTTGGTTGCTGATTCTTCAGTTTCTAAAAATCAACGcaacaaacaatcaaaacttGTAGCAATTACAAAGTATACTTCCATGTTTCCGGAAAAG GTTTTCTTCACTTTACCGAAACTGGATGTTAGGTTTGTTCatcaagaacatgatcttgTTGTTGAGAATAATATAATGGGCATTCAATTAAGGAGCATCAAATCACGATCCGCTGAAGATGTGGGAGAGAGTACACTAATTGATGTTCAAATGGATTTCAGTGAGATTCAT CTTCTTAGAGAAGCTGGCACTTCTGTCTTGGAGATATTGAAAGTCGACGTGGTCTCATCTGTCTACATTCCTATACAG CCAATCTCACCAGTTAGAGCAGAAGTTGATGTTAAGCTTGGAGGTACACAGTGCAACATCATAATGAGCAGATTAAAGCCGTGGCTGCGCCTCCACCactcaaagaagaaaaaaatggtgcTTCGAGAGGAAATATCTACTCCAGTTAGGTCTCCGACCACTGAATCCAAAGTCATCATGTGGACATGTACTGTCTCTGCTCCTGAGATGACTATTGTACTTTATAGTATCAATGGTTTGCCTCTGTATCAA GGCTGCTCCCAATCATCACATGTGTTTGCAAATAACATATCAAGCATGGGAACTGCAGTGCATATGGAACTTGGTGAATTAAACTTACACATGGCAGATGAATATCAGGAATGCTTGAAGGAAAGCCCATTTGGTATGGAATCAAATTCAGGTGCCTTAATGCACATAGCAAAGGTTAGTTTGGATTGGGGCAAGAAAGACACTGAATCATCGGAAGAAGATGGTTCTAGATGTAAATTGGTCCTTAATGTTGATGTCACTGGAATGggtatttatttgaattttaagcgTGTAGAATCACTTATAACAACTGGCATTTCCTTTCAAGCTCTCTTGAAAAGTCTTTCAGCTTCTGGTAAAAGAACAGCACAGAGCCGAGGTGGTCGGTCATCTAAACCATCAGGGAAAGGGACTCGATTCTTGAAATTCAATCTGGAACGCTGTTCGGTAAACTTTTGTGGTGACACGGGCTTGGAAAACACAGTTGTTCCAGATCCCAAGCGTGTCAATTATGGATCACAGGGTGGTCAGGTAATAATCAGTGTTTTAGATGATGGCACTCCTCGTACTGCAAGTATAATGTCCAGTGTTTCTGATGAGTGCAAGAAGTTGAAGTATTCTGTTTCTCTTGATATTTTCCATTTTACTCTGTGTATGAACAAGGAGAAACAGTCCACAGAGATGGAACTTGAAAGAGCAAGGTCTATGTATCAGGAATATTTGGAGGAACGCAGTCTTGATACAAAGGTTACAGTGTTTGACATGCAGAATGCAAAATTTGTACAGCGTTCTGGTGGTCTTAAAGGAATTGCCATCTGCTCTCTCTTCAGTGCTACTGATATTAAAGTCAGGTGGGAGCCTGATGTACATCTGTCACTAATTGAACTAGTTCTGCAATTGAGGTTGCTTGTACACCATCAGAAGCTCCAGGTTTATGGTAATGAATCCAAGGAAGATGCCTCTAACATGAAAGACACTGATCAGAAAAAAGAAGCCCCTTCAGCACCAGAACATTTAGATAAGCATAAGAAAAGGGAATCCATTTTTGCTGTTGATGTGGAAATGCTCACCATATCTGGTGAGGTTGGAGATGGGGTTGAAGCAGTGGTTCAGGTTCAGTCAATTTTCTCTGAGAATGCCTGTATAGGATTGCTTCTTGAAGGGCTTCTTCTCAGTTTCAATGGGTCTAGAGTGTTGAAAAGCAGCAGAATGCAAATTTCCCGTATTCCTAGCACTCCCAGTAGCTTGTCTGATGCAAAAATACCAGCCTCCATGACATGGGATTGGGTGATTCAAGGGCTTGATGTTCATATCTGCCTGCCATACAGGTTGCAGTTGCGCGCCATTGATGATTCCATTGAGGATATGTGGCGGGGTTTGAAGCTTATAACTGCTGCTAAAACTGCACTGATATTTCCCATGAAGAAAGAAACCTCAAAGCCCAAAAGGTCCAGTTCAGCTAAATTTGGAAGTGTAAAATTTTGTATACGCAAGCTAACAGCTGATATTGAGGAAGAACCAATGCAGGGTTGGCTTGATGAACACTATCATCTGATGAAGAATGAGGCTTCTGAGCTTGCTGTCAGGTTGAAATtctttgatgaatttatttCCAAAGTGAGCCATTGTCCAAAAGCTGCTGAAACAGTTGATTCTAGTCAAGAAAGAAAGGTTATGTATAATGGAGTTGAGATTGATCTGCAAAGCCCATCAAATATTCAGGAATTGCGAGAAGGTATATATAAACAGTCATTTAGATCGTATTACAATGCCTGTCAAAAGCTAGTAACATCAGAAGGTTCGGGTGCCTGTGTGGAAGGATTTCAGACTGGTTTCAAGCCCAGCACTGCTagaatttctcttctttctatTTCTGCTACAGAGTTAGAAGTAAGTTTAACAAGAATTGATGGTGGAGATGCTGGGATGATAGAGGTTCTGAAGAAACTTGATCCTGTTTGTTGCGAGAATGACATACCATTTTCTCGACTTTATGGGAGTAATATTTTCTTGCGTACAGGGAATCTGGCTGTTCAGTTAAGAAATTACACATTTCCTCTTTTTGCTGCTACTTCTGGTAAATGTGAAGGTTGTGTTGTGCTAGCTCAGCAG GCAACAAGTTTTCAGCCCCAAATTTACCAAGATGTCTTTATTGGGAGATGGAGAAAGGTGCGCATGCTTCGTTCTGCTAGTGGCACGACTCCTCCAGTTAAATCGTACTTTGATTTACCTTTACATTTTCAAAAAGGAGAAGTGTCTTTTGGAGTGGGTTATGAACCATCTTTTGCTGATGTGAGCTATGCTTTTATGGTGGCTCTTCGTAGAGCTAATCTAAGTGCTAGGAATTCTGATGCTCCACAagttcaaccaccaaaaaagGAGCGTAGCTTACCATGGTGGGATGATATGAGAAACTATATTCACGGAAATATCACTTTATTCTTCTCTGAAACTAGATGGCACGTTCTTGCAACAACTGATCCTTATGAAAAGCTTGACCAACTTCAGCTTGTATCTGGTTTGATGAAGATCCAGCAATCAGATGGTCGTGTGTATGTGTCTGCACaggattttaagattttaattagcAGTTTGGAGAAACTGGCAAGCGGCTGTGGCTTAAAACTCCCTTCTGGTGCATCTGGTGCCTTACTTGAAGCCCCGGTCTTTACTCTCGAAGTCACAATGGATTGGGAATGTGATTCTGGAACTCCACTGAATCATTACTTGTATGCACTTCCAATTGAAGGGAAGCCTCGGGAAAAAGTTTTTGATCCATTCAGGTCTACATCTCTGTCCCTCCGATGGAACTTCTCTTTTAGGCCGTCCCCTCCCTCATGTGAGAGTCAATTGCCTTCTTCCTCTTCAGTAGATAGCAAAGTTGTGAATGGAACTGTCTATGATCTACCTTACAAGCCAGAAAATGTTTCAACAGTTTCCCCAACTTTGAATGTTGGTGCACATGATTTAGCGTGGCTGATTAAGTTCTGGAACATGAATTATCTACCTCCACACAAATTACGTTCCTTCTCCCGATGGCCTCGCTTTGGAATTGCAAGAGCTATCAGATCAGGCAATTTATCATTAGACAAGGTGATGACAGAATTTTTTCTCCGCATTGATGCTACACCTACTTGTATAAAACACATGCCTTTAGATGTTGATGATCCAGCAAAAGGACTTACATTTAACATGACGAAGATGAAATATGAACTCTGTTATAGCCGGGGTAAGCAGATTTTCACTTTTGAATGCAAGCGTGATCCTCTTGATCTTGTTTACCAAGGTCTCGACCTTTACATGCCCAAGGCTATCTTAGATAAAGTGGACTCTAACAGTGTGCCAAAAGCAGTTCAAATGACCAGGAATAATTCTCAATCCTCAGCTGTTAATAGAATTCCCAGTGAGAAACGCAATAATATGGGTGGTTGCACTGAGAAGCACCGTGATGATGGATTTCTTTTGTCGTGTGATTATTTTACAATCAGAAGGCAGTCGCGAAAGGCTGATGCTGACAGGTTATCAGCATGGCAAGAGGCTGGGAGAAGAAACCTTGAGATGACATACGTGAGGTCTGAGTTTGAAAATGGGAGTGAGAGTGATGATCACACAAGATCTGATCCAAGTGATGATGATGGATACAATGTAGTAATAGCTGACAACTGCCAGCAAGTTTTTGTTTATGGCCTCAAACTTTTATGGACTATTGAGAATAGGGATGCTGTTTGGTCCTGGGTTGGTGGAATATCCAAAGCATTTGAACCCCCTAAGCCTTCTCCTTCTCGACAGAATGCGAGGAAATTGCATGAAGAGAACCAGTTAGATCCCAAATCTGAGGTGCTTCAAGATGATATCTCCAATCTCCCTTCTATCAGTCATAAAGTAGATACCCCTTCTCATCACGCGGAGACCTCAGGAACTCTTTCATCTCCATCACATTCAGCTAAAGTAAAGAATTCATCATTTCCTTCAATTG TGACAAATGGAAGTATTGGTGATTCTGAGGAAGAAGGGACTCGTCATTTCATGGTGAATGTTATGGAGCCACAATTCAATCTTCATTCAGAAGAAGCCAAT GGTAGATTCTTGCTTGCTGCCGTTTCTGGTCGTGTTTTAGCTCGATCATTTAACTCTATTCTTCATGTTGGATATGAGATTATTGAACAAGGAATGGTCAATGGAAATGTACAACAAATTCCTGAACACGTACCTGAAATGACATGGAAGCGCATGGAGTTCTCTGTAATGTTGGAGCATGTACAGGCTCATGTTGCACCAACTGATGTTGATCCAGGGGCTGGATTGCAGTGGCTTCCAAAAATTCTTAGAAGTTCTCCAAAAGTAAAGCGTACTGGTGCTCTACTTGAAAGAGTGTTTATGCCTTGTGATATGTACTTTCGGTACACAAGACACAAAGGCGGTACTCCAGACTTGAAG GTCAAGCCTCTAAAAGAGCTTACATTCAATTCTCGTAATATAATGGCAACAATGACATCCCGGCAGTTTCAGGTTATGCTGGATGTGTTGACTAATCTTCTCTTTGCACGGCTCCCCAA GCCTAGAAAAAGCAGCCTGTCATATCCTGCTGAAGATGATGGAGATGTTGAAGAGGAGGCAGATGAGGTGGTTCCTGATGGTGTTGAAGAGGTAGAACTTGCGAAAATCAATCTTGAACAGAAAGAGCGGGAGCATAAGTTGATTCTTAATGACATCAGGAAATTGTCTCTATATAGCGATACTTCTGGAGACCCGCTTTCAAGAAAGGAAGTTGACTTGTGGATGGTCACTGGTGGAAGATCCACTCTG GTGCAAGGACTAAAGAGAGAGCTTGTAAGTGCAAAGAAGTCTAGGAAGGAGGCATCTGTATCTCTAAGGATGGCTCTGCAGAAAGCTGCCCAGTTACGACTGATGGAGaaggagaaaaacaaaagtcCATCCTATGCCATGCGtatatctttgaaaattaataaagttGTTTGGAGCATGCTTGTAGATGGTAAAACTTTTGCAGAGGCTGAGATAAACGACATG atATTTGATTTTGACCGGGATTACAAGGATGTTGGGGTTGCTTTGTTTACAACAAAGTATTTTGTCGTGAGAAACTGCTTGTCTAATGCCAAGTGTGATATGGTGTTGTCACCATGGAATGCTCCAACAGATTGGGGAAA AGAAGTCATGCTACGTGTAGATGCAAAGCAAGGGGCTCCAAGGGATGGAAATTCTCGTATTGAACTTTTCCAG GTAAAGATTTTCCCCCTTAAGATTTATTTGACAGAGACAATGTACAAAATGATGTGGGAATATTTCTTCCCTGAAGAAGAACAAGATTCACAACGGCGGCAG GAAGTTTGGAAGGTTTCAACAACTGCTGGTGCAAGACGTGTTAAGAAAGGCCCATCAAGCCACGAAGCTTCTTCTTCATGCAGTCATACAACAAAAGAGTCTGATGTCCCATCCAAAGTGATTGGCAGTTCAGCCCCTGAATTAAGGAGAACATCTTCTTTTGATAGAACATGGGAGGAGACGGTTGCAGAGTCTGTTGCTACTGAACTTGTCTTGCAGGCCCACTCATCTGGCATATCTTCCTCAAAAAGTGAGCCATTTGATTCTATTGAGCAGCCAGATGAATCATCTAGAAGCAAGTCAAAAGAGACCAAGCCTGTGAAGTCTGGTCGGTCATCTCATGAGGAGAAAAAGGTtggaaaaacaaatgaagagAAAAGATCTCGACCTCGAAAAGTAATGGAATTTAACAACATTAAGATAAGCCAG GTTGAGCTGCAGCTTACATATGAAAGCTCAAGATTTAATCTGCATGAACTTAAGCTGCTGATGGATACATTTCACCGTGTCGAGTTTACTGGGACTTGGAGAAGACTGTTCTCCAGAGTTAAGAAGCATGTTGTCTGGGGAACCTTGAAGTCTGTTACAGGAATGCAG GGTAAAAAGTTCAAAGACAAAGCACACGGTCAACGGGATCCTAATGTAGCCAGCGTTCCTGATAGTGACCTTAATTTTAGTGACAATGATGATGGTCTGGCAGTGCAATCTGATCAATATCCAAACTGGCTCAAGCGACCAACTGATGGAGCAGGTGATGGGTTTGTGACTTCCATAAGGGGTCTTTTCAATACTCAGCGTCGCAAGGCCAAAGCATTTGTACTTCGAACAATGAGAGGTGAAGCAGAGAATGACTTTCATGGAGATTGGAGTGAAAGTGATGCTGAGTTCTCTCCCTTTGCTCGGCAACTTACCATAACAAAAGCTAAGAGGCTTATTAAGCGGCACACGAAGAAATTCCGCTCGAGAGGACAGAAAG GTTCATCATCGCAACAAAGAGAATCACTTCCATCATCTCCAAGGGAATCCACTCCATTTGAAAGTGATTCATATAGCGATTCTTCACCATACGAGGATTTTCATGAGTAA
- the LOC118031284 gene encoding kinesin-like protein KIN-14R, producing the protein MDSMLCVFGSRSIQSGLTNTNNFKERPVIFVNAGGGAIKKEGDINLDIEKDCCFEGGDVIRTDESIINGGDIPSVYQSARFGTNLSYKFNDMPAGEYLVDLHFAEIVHTNGPKGMRVFDVFIQEEKVISELDVYSIVGANKPLQVVDVRVSVGEDGVIFMRFDGVVGSPIVSGIYIKQATELPKSSVKQELLLCNNCAAEVKVSSDQNRVMRTNSLARYEKKIEELKAQCQLKTDECHEAWMSLTAANEELEKIRMELDNRFFRNMQLDQAMQKQNAELRDVSRRYECDKKLWAAAIDDFEKKIKMMKIEHSQLFHEAHACANTIPELNKMIIAVQDIVAQHEDLKLKLNEEQAKSKKLYNQALEAKGNIRVFCRCRPLTKEEMSIGCQTVVDFSAAKDGDLTVITSGSTKKIFKFDRVYAPKDDQVDVFADASALVTSVLDGYNVCIFAYGQTGTGKTFTMEGTKQNRGVNYRTLHQLFKIAEERKETVTYDISVSVLEVYNEQIRDLLATSTATTKRLDIKQVSDGVQHVPGIVEAKVENIKQAWDVLQAGSNARAVGSNNVNERSSRSHCMLCTMVRAKNLVNDECTMSKLWLVDLAGSERLAKTEVQGERLKEAQNINRSLSALGDVISCLANKSSHIPYRNSKLTHLLQDSLGGDSKTLMLVQISPSEHDIGETLSSLNFATRVRGVELGPAKKQIDMGELQKFKTMLDKAKQELRSKEDAMRKLEEGFQNVEGKAKVKDQLFKNQQEKFNELESQLASKTELCRQLEKQLLQLSEGKKEKEEICSDFQQKVNELEKKLKEQEEAASMNLHCMVKELENRMKERAHEFELHTKRLQQKLKEAENKLWEKENSESQSLLNKINVLGEELRQHEQGDCLPRPPSAEKPEATPVLSRMENIYEVDPLGQKSLNSTNRTINQEPSLLQGNTSLRELRRKGDIKSRGMENNFLISASSLEKKRLPSESSKAKHLDSSRVSAKITTSTKSIRGAQKTTSNTANRINKDQGAGARDNKFKVWLR; encoded by the exons ATGGATTCCATGCTGTGCGTTTTTGGTTCGAGATCGATCCAGTCAGGGTTAACAAACACCAATAATTTCAAag AGAGGCCAGTTATATTTGTAAACGCGGGAGGCGGGGCTATAAAGAAAGAGGGGGATATCAATCTTGATATTGAGAAAGATTGCTGTTTTGAAGGTGGAGATGTTATAAGAACAGATGAGAGCATAATCAATGGTGGTGATATACCTTCTGTTTATCAATCAGCGAGGTTTGGTACCAACTTGAGTTACAAGTTCAATGACATGCCGGCTGGAGAGTATTTGGTTGATCTTCATTTTGCAGAGATAGTTCACACTAATGGTCCTAAAGGAATGAGAGTCTTTGATGTCTTTATTCAAGAAGAGAAG GTTATATCAGAGCTTGATGTGTACTCTATTGTTGGTGCCAACAAACCGTTGCAAGTGGTGGATGTTAGGGTTTCTGTCGGGGAAGATGGGGTGATTTTTATGAGGTTTGATGGGGTTGTAGGGAGCCCAATAGTTAGCGGGATCTATATAAAGCAGGCGACAGAATTGCCAA AATCTTCGGTTAAACAGGAGCTTTTACTGTGTAACAATTGCGCCGCTGAAGTAAAAGTTTCATCTGATCAG AATAGAGTTATGAGGACGAACTCTTTAGCGAGGTACGAAAAGAAGATAGAGGAATTGAAGGCTCAATGCCAACTCAAGACAGATGAATGCCACGAGGCCTGGATGTCACTGACTGCGGCGAACGAGGAACTCGAGAAGATTAGGATGGAACTTGACAACAGGTTCTTCAGAAATATGCAATTAG ATCAAGCCATGCAAAAGCAAAATGCAGAATTGAGAGATGTTTCTAGACGATATGAGTGTGATAAGAAACTGTGGGCTGCAGCCATTGatgattttgaaaagaaaataaag ATGATGAAGATAGAGCACTCTCAACTCTTCCATGAAGCTCATGCGTGTGCCAATACAATTCCTGAATTAAACAAGATGATAATTGCAGTTCAAGACATAG TTGCGCAACACGAAGACCTCAAACTGAAGTTAAATGAAGAGCAGGCAAAGAGTAAGAAGCTTTATAACCAAGCGCTGGAGGCAAAGG GGAACATAAGAGTGTTCTGTAGGTGCCGCCCGTTGACTAAGGAGGAGATGTCAATTGGCTGTCAAACAGTGGTAGATTTTAGTGCTGCTAAGGATGGTGATCTTACAGTAATTACAAGTGGCTCCactaagaaaattttcaaatttgatcgaGTCTACGCTCCCAAGGACGATCAAG TTGATGTCTTCGCGGATGCTTCTGCTCTGGTGACCTCCGTGTTAGATGGTTACAATGTTTGCATATTTGCATACGGGCAAACTGGAACCGGAAAGACTTTCACCATGGAAGGTACCAAGCAAAACCGAGGAGTCAACTACCGCACTTTacatcaattatttaaaattgctgaggaaaggaaagaaactgTCACATATGACATTTCTGTTAGCGTACTTGAAGTTTACAATGAGCAAATCAGAGACTTGCTAGCCACctcaacagcaacaacaaagaG GTTGGATATAAAACAAGTATCTGATGGGGTCCAGCATGTTCCGGGGATAGTTGAAGCAAAGGTCGAGAATATTAAGCAGGCCTGGGATGTTTTGCAGGCTGGAAGCAATGCAAGGGCCGTGGGGTCAAACAATGTGAATGAACGTAGTAGCCGATCTCATTG CATGCTTTGCACAATGGTCAGAGCAAAGAACTTGGTAAATGATGAGTGCACTATGAGCAAGCTATGGCTTGTGGACTTGGCAGGAAGTGAGAGGCTGGCAAAAACAGAGGTTCAAGGGGAACGACTCAAGGAAGCTCAAAATATAAACAGATCACTTTCAGCTCTTGGGGATGTTATTTCTTGTTTGGCAAATAAGAGTAGTCATATTCCATACAG AAACTCGAAGCTCACACATTTACTCCAGGATTCGTTGG GAGGTGATTCGAAAACCCTTATGTTAGTGCAAATCAGCCCTTCTGAGCATGACATAGGAGAGACTCTGAGTTCTCTAAACTTCGCAACTCGGGTTCGAGGGGTTGAGTTGGGTCCTGCAAAGAAGCAGATTGATATGGGTGAGCTTCAAAAGTTCAAAACAATG CTTGACAAAGCAAAGCAAGAATTGAGATCTAAAGAGGATGCCATGCGCAAGCTAGAAGAGGGTTTTCAAAATGTAGAAGGCAAGGCCAAAGTCAAGGATCAGCTTTTcaaaaaccaacaggaaaagTTCAATGAACTAGAGAGTCAGCTTGCATCAAAGACAGAGTTATGCAGACAGCTAGAGAAGCAGCTGTTACAACTTtcagaaggaaagaaagaaaaggaagaaatttgCTCAGATTTCCAGCAGAAG GTCAACGAGCTTGAGAAGAAGCTGAAAGAGCAGGAAGAAGCAGCGTCTATGAATCTTCATTGCATG GTCAAGGAGCTTGAAAACAGAATGAAAGAGAGAGCACATGAGTTCGAGCTTCATACAAAGAGGCTCCAACAAAAG TTGAAGgaagctgaaaacaaactatggGAGAAAGAAAATTCCGAATCTCAGTCACTTCTAAACaag ATCAATGTTCTTGGAGAAGAGCTAAGACAACATGAACAAGGAGATTGTTTGCCAAGGCCACCCTCTGCTGAAAAGCCAGAAGCCACTCCAGTTTTGTCAAGAATGGAAAACATATATGAAGTTGATCCCCTTGGTCAAAAAAGCTTAAACTCCACGAACCGAACAATAAACCAAGAGCCTAGCTTACTCCAGGGAAATACATCCCTCCGTGAATTGAGGAGGAAAGGAGACATTAAGAGCAGAGGGATGGAGAATAATTTCTTGATATCAGCTTCTTCGCTCGAGAAGAAGAGATTGCCATCTGAATCAAGCAAGGCAAAGCATCTTGACTCTTCTAGAGTATCGGCAAAGATTACAACAAGTACAAAATCAATTCGTGGTGCTCAGAAGACAACCTCCAATACTGCAAACAGAATCAACAAAGATCAAGGTGCAGGAGCAAGGGATAACAAATTCAAAGTTTGGTTGAGGTGA